The segment aaAGCCCGGCTCCCGGGGCTCCGACAGCCGGGCTCGggaggggatttaaagggccctgtgCACTTGCCATgatggggagccccgggccctttaaatcactgccggagctccTGCAGCGGCCGGAGCTTCGGgacctttaaattgctgccagagaagctggtccagtccggcacggcatacCGGACTGGaccggaccagcttactttcacctctggtcccGCCCCTGCTTTTACTCTGCCCTTTATTCTCAGTGTCAGCAAGAACACCAAGTCAGTGCAGCAACAATATGTGAGAGTAAGgatagcccagtagttaggggaCTAGCCTGAGATTTGGGAGCTCTGGATAAAATTCCCTTCTCTGtcataggcttcctgtgtgaccttgggcaagtcatgtagccACTCTATACCTcaatttcctatctgtaaaatggggattatagcATTTCCTGGCCTCACAAGAGGTATTGTGAAAATACATACATATTACAGATTGTGGGGTGCTCAGACACTGTGATAGtggggggccatataagtaccatagCTAGATATGTGAGACTGGAGTTGTAGTAGATGGTAGTGAAACCCCAAAGAAGACTCTCTTATCCAGATCTAAGGTTGCTTTATCTACATTGTGGAGCTCAGACTTTATCTTGATGCTCACTGTATAACATGAGAGGCATGGGATGTACACTGAGGAGGAAAGGTCTATAGGAGGGCACATTTTGACAGGTATGGGAAGCCATCAAAGTGTGCCCTCTCCCCAACTTTCGCCCCAGTGTGGGGAAGGCACATTTTGACCAATACAGGGAATCCACCAAAACATGTCCACACCCACTGTCACACCTGGCCCTAAGGAAGGCACATTTTGATGGCCCTTCCACTCCTAGCAAAATGTGACAGCTCCTGGGCCAGAGGTGAAATCTGGAAGATGAGTACATTTCCTCAGGCTCCCATACCCATCAAAATGTGTCTTCTTTAGGATGGTGGGGGCAATCCAGAGGGTGGGCACATTGCGATAGGCCCCTCATTCCCCTCAAAGTGTGCAGCCATAGATTACAGTGCCCAAAGTTAAGACGGCCACCAGGCACATTTTGAGTAAGGGCATGTTTTGACATGACAACAGCATTTATTTTCCAAAGAGGATCAATTAATTGTGTCTTTGTGCTGCAGTGAATTTTCACGATGGTGAAGAGATGATGCAGAGTGCAATTTATTTGAACCCATTCTTAATTTTCACTTCAATCTCAACTGAAATTTCTATGCATGTTGCCTGACAACAAGGGTCAGCTCTACAAAAAAGCCAATTAATCTCATTTACCGCATGTGACAAAAATAGATGCCTACTACAACCTCTCTCGGGACTACACTAACACTCTGACTGTCACACAAATTACTCACTTGGTGATGACTTTACTCTAAATAATGTTACATTGAATCTCCCTCCCTCTTTGCATCAAGAGTCAAATTAAAATTACCCACtaagaggtggagtaattatgatTTATGAAGATGCTGCCATGTGGAAATGCTGTGGTGAAAGGACCACGTGCAGTAAGACTGATGGTGTGAGGCTCTGAGGGTGATCAAGAGTTTCACATGCCCAAGCAAGTGAACAGATAGAAACGCTTTGCCTCTGAATGATGTGACAAATGAGACTCTGGTCACTAAAAAGTCATGCAGCTCCTGCACAAAGCCGAAGCTATAACTCTAATACAATGAGCCAGACTGCGTGTGGTGGAATGTGGCTGTTTACCTCACGTCTGAATAGGCAGGTCCTAAAGCTGCTATCACCAGCCTGGGGAAAGCCAGCCTAGTACAAGGTTGTGGTATCCCCATCACTGGATGGTTTTAAGAATagtttggacaaacacctttcagggacggtcttggtttacttggtcctgcctcagcacaggattggacttgatgacttcttgaggtcccttccagcccaacatttctatgagAAGTTGGATCCTCTGGTGACAGAGTCAGCACAGTTAGGTTCCCTTTCCACCTTGCTGCCCATTCGAACTGGGCCGAAAAGGGCCTGGCCTGAGGAAAGGAGGCATGGCTGAGATGCCTCTGTGCCATACCAATCCTAAACAGCAGTTTTGGCCCTTTGGGACTGTCAGAAGCCAGTGAAATTGGACCGGTGCACAGGGAGATCAGCCCTGCTTGGGATcatggggtgtaaataaggaatCTTTTCTCACATCTGACCTGTGTTCTGTGCAGATCAGCTAGACTCCAGCATTGGGCCCAACAAATCCTGATTCATTTGTTTGTAGGTTTCATACAGTGTCATTGTTTGGAAATAGGAAGCAGAAAGCACGGTTCTACCTATCTGATACAAATCATAAACATGCTATTTCTTTGAGAACTTTATTTCTTGCATAACAATCAGATTGAAAACTTCTGATGCCATCTAGTGATGTTTCTTCAAATTTCACACTTCCCTTGACATTTGTAAAGGCAAATTTAAGCATGGTGTTTCTGTCCTCAAAGCCCCAAAAGGTATGGGAAGAAAAAGAACAATGCTACTACAACTGCAGTTAAATAGGCAGCTTAGCAGGTTTTCTCAGTGTTACGCTATAATAAGCATTTTCAAAGCAGCTTTCATCTACTATTATGTCACTTTTCCCAAATGTATCCCTGTATGAATAACACACTTCGTAGCGTGTGGACAGATATGCTATCGATCACACATTCAGTAGTCCAAGTACATTAGCAGCCATCAATTTGCATTGCATGCTCAAAATCTAGAAAACACTGGTGACTTTTCAGTTATTAATTTCCCCCCTCCATCTTAAAGGAGAcaataggaataataataaaaaaaagtctcaatCCACAGATAAGCATATCCTGGAGTCTCTGAATGTctttactaaggcctggtctacactacgggtttaggtcgactttagcggcgttaaaccgaattaagcctggacacgtccacacaacgaagccctttctttcgacttaaagggtcctttaaaccggtttctttacaccacctctgacgaggggattagcgataaaaccggtctttgcgggtcggaattggggtagtgtggacggaattcgacgttattggcctccgggagctatcccacagtgcttcattgtgaccgctctggacagcactctcaactcagatgcactgaccaggtagacaggaaaagacccgcgaaggtttgaatttcatttcctgtttgcccagcgtggagagcacaggtgaccccgcagagctcatcagcacaggtaaccgtgatggagtcctcccaggatcgcaaaagagctccagcatggaccgaacgggaggtacgagatctgctcgccatatggggagatgaagcagtgatagctgaactccgtagcagtaaaagaaatggaaaagtattagaaaagatctccaaggccatgaaggaccgaggccataacagggacacacagcagtgccgcgtgaaaattaaggagctacggcaagcttaccacaaagccagagaagcaaacggaaggtccggggcagagccgcaaacttgccgctactacgcggagctgcatgcgatcctagggggtgcagccaccactaccccaaccgtgtgctatgactctctcactggagaaacacacagggaagacggttcggggaacgaggaggatgatgacgatggaggtactgtaggtagctcacagcagcaaggaagcggagaaaccggtttccccaacagccaggatatgtttgtgaccctggacctggaaccagtaacccccgaactcacccaagaccctcagggcacacaggagacctctggtgagtgtaactttgtaactatttgtaaacattacaaaaaaaaagcaagcgtgtttaatgattactttgccctggcaatcgcggccagtacatctactggaaaagtctgttaacgtgtatggggatggagcggaaatcctccagggacatctccagaaagctctcctggttgaaatggggtgattttattaaggggacattcagaggcgcccgttcctgctcttctgaccagaaatgttccccgctgttaaccacgcggtggggggaggggtgaagtgatcatcccagagaatcgtgtgtgtgtgtggggcgggggggtttacttgtgtttgtgccgcatgttaaccgggaaaccgcagccactccttttacattgaaaccccattttaaatggacaacccaattcatccttgatatgggaaatgcgctgctgtttgcaacctttcccgcatgttaagaaggttaaaaaagccaaaacactgtggcctacgatggctgcctgcaagccgaaatatgcgaccttgtaatgaaagagtgtacccattgttctctaaaatgtgtcttttttaaccacctctcccttctcctccgccagctgcaaatgtttctccttcgcagaggctcgtgaacattagaaagagaaaacgtaggacgagggacgagatgttcacggagctgcagatgtccgcccaggctgatagagcacagcagaatgcgtggaggcagtcaatgacggagatgagaaaagcccaatatgaacgagaggagaggtggcgggctgaatcgcgggaagaacagagcaagtggcgggctgaagacgataggtggcgtcagcttgcagacagacggcaagaggcaatgctccgtctgctggagcatcaaactgatatgctcgagcgtatggttgagttgcaggaaaggcagcaggagcagagaccgccgctacagcccctgtgtaaccaacagccctcctccccaagttccatagcctcctcacccagacgcccaagaacacggtgggggggcctccgtccacccagtcactccaccccagatgatcgcccaagcatcagaaggctggccttcaataagagttaaagttttaaaatgcagtgtgtccttttccatccctcctcccccacccatcccaggctaccttggcaattatccccctacctctgtaaggaactaataaagaatgcatgaatgttaaaaaaaaatgactttattgcctctgcaagcgggaggggagggtggggtggggtggttggtttacagggaagtagagtgaaccgggtcggtggggggggtttggagggttcatcaaggagaaacaaacagaagtttcacacagtagcctggccagtcacaaaactcgttttcaaagcttctctgatgcgcaccgcgccctgctgtgctcctctaaccgccctggtgtctggctgcgcgtaatcagcggccaggcgagttgcctcaacctcccaccccgccataaaggtctcccccttactctcacagatattgtggagcgcacagcaagtagcaataacaatggggatattcttttcgctgaggtctgagcgagtcagtaagctgcgccagcgcgcttttaaacgtccaaatgcacattccaccaccattcggcacttgctcagcctgtagttgaacaggtcctgactcctgtccaggctgcctgtgtacggcttcatgagccatggcattaaggggtaggctgggtccccaaggatcacgataggcatttcaacatccccaatggtcactttctggtccgggaagaaagtcccttcctccagctttcgaaacagagcagagttcctgaagacgcgagcatcatgtacctttcccggccatcccacgttgatgttggtgaaacgtcccttgtgatccaccagggcttgcagcagcattgaaaagtaccccttgcggtttatgtagtcggtggcttggtgctccggtgacaagatagggatatgggttccgtctatggccccgccacagtttgggaatcccatttcagcaaaaccatccactattgactgcacgttgcccagagtcactacccttgctatcaccaggtctttcattgccctggcaaattggatcacagcagcccccactgtagatttgcccactccaaattgattcccgactgaccggtagctgtctggcgttgcaagcttccacagggctatcgccactcgcttctcaactgtgagggctgctctcatcttggtatcctggcgtttcagggcaggggacagcaagtcacaaagttccatgaaagtgcccttacgcatgcgaaagtttcgcagccactgggaatcgtcccatacctgcagcacgatgcggtcccaccagtctgtgcttgtttcccgggcccagaatcggcgttccacggcatcaacctgccccagtgacaccatgatttccacattgctggtgcctgtgccttgtgagaggtctatgtccatgtcaatttcctcatcactctcgtcgccgcgctgcaatcgcctcctcgcctggtccgggtttcgccttggcatgtcctggctctgcatatactccaggacaatgcgcgtggtgttcatagtgctcataattgccgcggtgatctgagcgggctccatgatcccagtgctagctatggcgcctggtcagaaaaaaggcgcgaaagtagtatctgatggaccaggagaaggagggagggcgggagggagggagggccgagtgacgacatggcgtacaggtacaggaacagggagaaacacaaacaactgtcacacagaatggtccccccaaagattaaaatgaaaaccctgggcttagcaggccattgatttcacggaggaaggggaagcatatgaatacagaacaaatctattttttacatcttaaggtggcagccgacggtgcagcatgagtgacagccataccagtacgacgatgacggataccaatcataaaataccatcatctgccaaaaggcaaggggctgctgctgtgtagcaatgcagccccacgtctgccagccccacgtccgccagcacccagcatcgccctcggcctcttctgggtgcttagcagacaatactgggcaattggcagaaaatagtatattacgactggtagccatcatcatcgaaacagtagcatgtctgcccaggtggccatgattgacagccacaccaatacgatgacgacggataccagtcataatataccatcgcctggcaaggggctggtgcaatgcagccctacggctgccagccccatggctatcactcatgctacaccgtctaccgccaaaaggcagttagcagctgctgctgtgtagcaatgcagtcccacgtctgccagcacccagaggacatatggtgacggtgagctcagctgagctgagcgggctccatgcttgccgtgatatgttgtctgcacaggtaacccaggtaaaaaggcgcgaatctattgtctgcgttgctgtgacgaggggggaggggcctgacgacatgtacccagaaccgcccgcgacactgttttgcatcatccgggcattgggatctcaacccagaattcaaagaaaaggcgcgaaccgcttctcggctctctgagctgtggcgcaaacgtagtatctgacggactaggggaaggagggaggggggccgagtgacgacatggcgtacaggcacagggaattaaaatcaagaacggtggctgtgcatcagggagaaacacaaacaactgtcacacagaatgttccccccaaagattaaactgaaaaccctgggcttagcaggccgttgatttgacggagggagggggaagcaaatgaatacagagcaaatctattttttacatcttaagacgacggtgcagcgtgactgatagccctcggcatctttctgggtgcttggcagcaaatacggggcggcgtatgacgatggtcttcaggcctattgcacaatcggctgctcggggaagactctgctaatgtgcgatgacccgacttgtaataggacggctaatagtcgtaatacaccatttactgccaaaaggcaagccccacggctgccagcacccagatcgccgatgaaggctaccagtctactgcaccgtctaccgccaaaaggcagttagcagctgctgctgtgcagcaatgcagtcccacgtctgccgacacccagaggacatatggtgacggtgagctcagctgagcgggctccatgttgtctgcacaggtaactcaggtaacccaggtaaagaggcgcgaatctattgtctgccgttgctgtgacgggggagggaggggcctgacgacatgtacccagaaccgcccgcgacactgttttgcatcatccgggcattgggatctcaacccagaattcaaaggggcggcggagactgcgggaactgtgggatagctgtgggatagctacccatagtgcaatgctccggaagtcgacgctagcctcgtactgtggacgcggtccgccgactagagcacttagagcattttatgtggggacacacacaatcggctgtatacaaccgatttctataaaaccggcttctattaattcgacctaatttcgtagtgtagacataccctaaggttgAATTCGGGGTATAAATCTCCAAATGATTCAACAGTTGAAATTTTTTTTACAACCTAAGATGTTATAAAATATGAAAGTCATCAGATGCAAGACATACTATGAAATATTAAAGTGACCTAATGCAAATCATACAGCAATTAACAAAAATAACCTAGGTAAGTTGTTGACAGGAAAACATCAAGCATTAATCAAACAATTTTACCAGTCACCCAAATTCAGTCTCCTCCAACAGGGTGTTCACAAACAGAAAACTTtgaagtggggaaactgagacatctGTGTGTTAGCCAGAGATATATTGAGATTTATAGGAAGAAGTGTGAACACATGTGAATTGGCTAAATAATGGCCCTACAAGTTCATTAGCACTGTTTTTAAGATACTTTAATGCAACTGTGTAAAAGCCATATGCTGCATTGATATTTGAGCAAACTCCCAATAGTTTCATTGAATCCCACGCGTGGGACAGAACAATGGCAAGAAATGGCCCTTTTGCAATTTTCCTCTCGTTTTAAACTTTTCTTTACATTATTACAGACAGCATGAGTGTGGACAGTCAAGaggaaattgttttaaaattctaGCTGAGATTTGCAGAAAAAGTGGGCCAACTCTACAACCAGTACAGAAATCCTTGTTGACTCTATAAGTGTCCATTCACATCACTCCATTTCCACAAAGGTCATTTACTTGAACTTATTTTTTGGCTCAACCTTTAAACTTATCTCCCACCCCTCAAAAGTGATCTCACTGGAAAGTCCAAGAAAGCATCAGCACAGAACTTTCAAACTCTTCCAAGGCAGGAAAAACATGGTTACTTCCCATTTTTGTGTAAAATGTGTAGTTTGCTGGATGTTCTTTTCTGTGGTGAGCCAGTAACTGAAGAGTTATGCTCATAGCCTTGGGCTATACTCACAATAAACATCTTCTGAAGTTATATCCATAAAACTTATTGTTTTGTATACTTTCTT is part of the Chrysemys picta bellii isolate R12L10 chromosome 2, ASM1138683v2, whole genome shotgun sequence genome and harbors:
- the LOC135981274 gene encoding uncharacterized protein LOC135981274, which encodes MESSQDRKRAPAWTEREVRDLLAIWGDEAVIAELRSSKRNGKVLEKISKAMKDRGHNRDTQQCRVKIKELRQAYHKAREANGRSGAEPQTCRYYAELHAILGGAATTTPTVCYDSLTGETHREDGSGNEEDDDDGGTVGSSQQQGSGETGFPNSQDMFVTLDLEPVTPELTQDPQGTQETSAANVSPSQRLVNIRKRKRRTRDEMFTELQMSAQADRAQQNAWRQSMTEMRKAQYEREERWRAESREEQSKWRAEDDRWRQLADRRQEAMLRLLEHQTDMLERMVELQERQQEQRPPLQPLCNQQPSSPSSIASSPRRPRTRWGGLRPPSHSTPDDRPSIRRLAFNKS